Proteins co-encoded in one Thermochromatium tepidum ATCC 43061 genomic window:
- the typA gene encoding translational GTPase TypA — translation MIEHLRNIAIIAHVDHGKTTLVDKLLQQSGTLGDRFGPIERVLDSNALERERGITILAKNTAIRWNDYRINIVDTPGHADFGGEVERVLSMVDSVLLLVDAQEGPMPQTRFVTSKAFAHGLRPIVVINKIDRPGARPAWVIDQVFDLFDRLGASDEQLDFPIVYASALNGYAGLTEDVRSGDMTPLFEAIVQHCPAPQVDPEAPFQMQVSTLDYNPYVGAIAVGRIRRGRVRPNQSVVVVKPDGTRHKAKVGLVYGYLGLERYEVAEASAGDIVALTGIEAPNVSDTLCDPEHVQALPALTVDEPTVTMTFQVNTSPFAGREGKYLTSRQLKERLERELIHNVALRVEEGNDPEKFRVSGRGELHLAILLENMRREGFELAVSRPEVIFREIDGQICEPYEQLTVDIEEGCQGAVMQALGERRGELKDMVPDGKGRVRLDYEIPTRGLIGFQTEFMSLTSGTGLKYHVFERYRPVQPGAIARRRNGAMISNATGKALGYALFNLQERGRMLVSPGEEVYEGQVVGIHARDNDLTVNPLKAKQLTNIRAAGSDENILLTPPIRFTLEQALEFIEDDELVEITPSAIRVRKRHLKESERKRANRG, via the coding sequence GTGATCGAACATCTTCGTAACATCGCCATCATCGCCCATGTCGATCATGGTAAGACCACGCTCGTAGACAAGCTGTTGCAGCAGTCCGGTACGCTGGGCGACCGCTTTGGCCCGATCGAACGGGTGCTGGATTCCAACGCGCTCGAGCGGGAGCGCGGCATCACCATCCTAGCGAAGAACACCGCGATCCGCTGGAACGACTACCGCATCAACATCGTCGACACCCCCGGACACGCCGACTTCGGCGGCGAGGTCGAGCGCGTGTTGTCGATGGTCGACTCGGTACTGCTCCTGGTCGATGCCCAGGAAGGCCCCATGCCCCAGACCCGTTTCGTCACCAGCAAGGCGTTTGCCCATGGTCTGCGCCCGATCGTGGTCATCAACAAGATCGATCGCCCAGGCGCACGTCCCGCCTGGGTCATCGATCAGGTGTTCGACCTGTTCGACCGGCTCGGTGCCAGCGACGAGCAGCTCGATTTTCCCATCGTCTACGCCTCGGCCCTGAACGGCTATGCGGGCCTGACCGAGGACGTGCGCTCGGGCGATATGACCCCGCTGTTTGAGGCCATCGTCCAGCACTGCCCGGCGCCCCAGGTCGATCCCGAGGCGCCGTTCCAGATGCAGGTCTCGACCCTCGACTACAACCCCTATGTTGGGGCCATCGCCGTCGGGCGCATCCGCCGCGGGCGCGTCAGGCCCAACCAGTCGGTGGTCGTGGTCAAACCCGACGGCACGCGCCACAAGGCCAAGGTTGGTCTGGTCTATGGCTATCTGGGACTCGAGCGCTATGAGGTGGCCGAGGCCAGCGCCGGCGACATCGTGGCCCTGACCGGCATCGAGGCGCCCAATGTCTCGGATACCCTGTGCGATCCCGAGCACGTCCAGGCGCTTCCAGCGCTCACTGTCGATGAGCCGACCGTGACCATGACCTTTCAGGTCAACACCTCGCCCTTTGCCGGACGTGAGGGCAAGTACCTGACCTCGCGTCAACTCAAGGAGCGTCTCGAACGCGAGCTGATCCATAACGTCGCGCTGCGCGTCGAGGAGGGCAATGACCCCGAGAAGTTCCGGGTCTCCGGGCGCGGTGAGCTGCACCTGGCGATCCTGCTCGAAAACATGCGCCGCGAAGGTTTCGAGCTGGCCGTGTCGCGTCCCGAGGTCATCTTCCGCGAGATCGACGGCCAGATCTGCGAGCCCTATGAACAGCTCACGGTCGATATCGAGGAGGGCTGTCAGGGCGCCGTGATGCAGGCACTCGGCGAGCGGCGCGGAGAATTGAAGGACATGGTGCCCGACGGCAAGGGCCGGGTACGCCTCGATTATGAGATCCCGACCCGAGGTCTGATCGGTTTCCAGACCGAGTTCATGTCCTTGACCTCGGGCACCGGACTCAAATACCACGTCTTCGAACGCTATCGTCCGGTCCAGCCGGGCGCGATCGCGCGGCGTCGTAACGGGGCCATGATCTCGAACGCCACCGGCAAGGCGCTCGGCTATGCGTTGTTCAATCTCCAGGAGCGCGGGCGGATGCTGGTCTCGCCCGGTGAAGAGGTTTATGAGGGTCAAGTGGTCGGCATCCACGCGCGCGACAATGACCTGACCGTCAATCCGCTCAAGGCCAAGCAGCTGACCAACATCCGCGCCGCCGGCTCGGACGAGAACATCCTGCTCACACCGCCGATCAGGTTTACCCTGGAGCAGGCGCTGGAGTTCATCGAGGACGACGAACTGGTCGAGATCACCCCGAGCGCGATCCGCGTGCGCAAACGTCATCTCAAGGAGAGCGAGCGCAAGCGGGCGAACCGGGGCTGA
- a CDS encoding AAA family ATPase: protein MTSSDLQAVRDHIASRIIGQQAFIDSMLVCLLSDGHLLVEGMPGLAKTTAVKALAESIEGDFHRIQFTPDLLPSDLIGTDIYRHEKGEFEFRQGPLFHNLLLADEVNRAPAKVQSALLEAMAERQITVGQKTYPLPQLFMVLATQNPVEQEGTYHLPEAQLDRFLMQAVVTYPNRDEELRILELDSEQQRHHPTPPSRRLSQAELFAMRRAVAEIYLDPRLNHYIVDLVQATRHPKLYDRDLGRWCRFGASPRASIALARCARARAWLDGETFVTPHHIQSVAPEILRHRILLTFEAEAEGVTTDAFIKRLLSLVAIP, encoded by the coding sequence ATGACGTCCAGCGATCTCCAAGCCGTTCGCGATCATATCGCCTCACGCATCATTGGCCAGCAGGCATTCATCGACAGCATGTTGGTCTGTCTGTTAAGCGATGGTCATCTCTTGGTCGAGGGCATGCCGGGGCTGGCCAAGACCACAGCGGTCAAGGCGCTGGCCGAGTCGATCGAGGGCGATTTCCATCGCATTCAGTTCACGCCGGATCTGTTGCCCTCGGATCTGATCGGCACCGACATCTATCGCCATGAGAAGGGCGAGTTTGAGTTTCGTCAGGGGCCGCTGTTCCACAATCTGCTGCTGGCCGACGAGGTCAACCGGGCACCGGCCAAGGTGCAATCGGCCTTGCTGGAGGCGATGGCCGAACGTCAGATCACGGTCGGTCAAAAGACCTATCCCCTGCCCCAGCTTTTCATGGTGCTCGCGACCCAGAATCCAGTCGAGCAGGAGGGCACCTATCACCTGCCCGAGGCGCAGCTCGACCGCTTTTTGATGCAGGCGGTCGTGACCTATCCGAATCGTGATGAGGAGCTTCGGATCCTGGAGCTCGACAGCGAGCAGCAGCGGCATCATCCGACGCCGCCGTCCAGGCGACTGAGTCAGGCGGAGCTGTTTGCGATGCGGCGCGCTGTGGCTGAGATCTATCTCGATCCCAGGCTAAATCACTATATCGTCGATCTGGTGCAGGCGACGCGCCATCCGAAGCTCTATGACCGGGATCTGGGGCGTTGGTGTCGTTTCGGGGCCTCGCCGCGCGCCAGTATTGCGCTAGCGCGTTGTGCGCGGGCGCGCGCCTGGCTGGATGGCGAGACCTTCGTCACACCCCATCATATCCAGTCGGTCGCGCCTGAGATCCTGCGTCATCGCATCCTGCTGACCTTCGAGGCCGAGGCCGAGGGGGTGACGACGGATGCCTTTATCAAGCGGTTGCTCAGTTTGGTCGCGATTCCGTGA
- the cysG gene encoding siroheme synthase CysG has protein sequence MDLLPIFLDMQGRPCLVVGGGATAARKVSNLLRAGASVTLVAPELCEALARQVASGALRHEARRFAPTDISGQRLVIAATDDRAVNRQIAQLAKAADIPVNVVDDPDACTFVLPSIVDRSPVTIAVSSGKTSPVLARLLRTRLEALIPAGYGRLAELSGRYRERVKARFSEQRDRRRFWDRVLQGAVAERIFAGQFQEAEAIIEQELAPDALERDMGEVYLVGAGPGDPDLISFRALRLMQQADVVVYDRLVAAPILNMTRRDAQRIYVGKERNHHAMRQEEINRLLADLAKDGHRVLRLKGGDPFIFGRGGEEIDTLAAEGVPFQVIPGITAASGCAAYAGIPLTHRDYAQSVTFVTGHLKDGTIDLNWPALAQPNQTVVFYMGLVGLPVIVERLMAHGVPPEMPIALVQQGTTHLQRVYTGTLATIRAIVEADPPSPPTLLIVGEVVKLRDKLNWYSPPDEPVQGATTSIV, from the coding sequence ATGGATCTACTGCCCATCTTTCTCGACATGCAAGGCCGCCCATGTCTGGTGGTCGGCGGCGGCGCCACGGCGGCGCGCAAGGTCTCCAATCTGCTGCGCGCAGGTGCGTCCGTCACCCTCGTCGCGCCCGAATTGTGTGAGGCGCTGGCGCGCCAGGTCGCCTCTGGTGCCTTGCGGCACGAGGCGCGCCGTTTCGCGCCTACGGACATCTCCGGTCAGCGACTCGTCATCGCCGCCACTGATGACCGTGCGGTCAATCGACAGATCGCGCAGCTCGCCAAGGCCGCCGACATCCCGGTCAATGTCGTCGACGACCCGGATGCCTGTACCTTCGTGTTGCCCTCGATCGTCGACCGCTCGCCGGTGACGATTGCCGTCTCCAGCGGTAAGACCTCACCGGTGCTGGCACGCCTTTTGCGGACGCGGCTCGAGGCCCTGATCCCTGCCGGCTATGGGCGGCTGGCCGAGTTGAGCGGGCGCTATCGCGAGCGGGTCAAGGCGCGCTTCAGCGAACAGCGCGACAGACGCAGATTCTGGGATCGGGTGCTGCAAGGGGCGGTCGCCGAGCGGATTTTCGCCGGGCAGTTTCAGGAGGCCGAGGCCATCATCGAGCAAGAGTTGGCGCCGGATGCACTCGAGCGCGATATGGGTGAGGTCTATCTCGTCGGTGCCGGTCCGGGCGACCCGGATCTCATCAGTTTCCGCGCCCTGAGGCTGATGCAGCAGGCCGATGTCGTCGTGTATGATCGGCTCGTGGCCGCACCCATTCTCAATATGACGCGCCGCGACGCGCAGCGGATCTATGTCGGCAAGGAGCGCAACCATCACGCCATGCGCCAAGAAGAGATCAACCGGCTGCTCGCCGACTTGGCCAAGGACGGCCATCGGGTGCTTCGGCTCAAGGGGGGGGATCCCTTCATCTTCGGGCGCGGCGGTGAGGAGATCGACACCCTGGCGGCCGAGGGCGTGCCCTTTCAGGTCATTCCAGGGATCACGGCCGCCTCGGGCTGCGCGGCCTATGCAGGTATCCCGCTGACCCATCGCGACTATGCCCAGTCCGTGACCTTCGTCACCGGGCACCTGAAGGACGGCACCATCGACCTGAACTGGCCGGCGCTCGCTCAACCGAACCAGACCGTCGTCTTTTATATGGGCCTCGTGGGTCTGCCGGTCATCGTCGAGCGGCTCATGGCGCACGGTGTGCCTCCCGAGATGCCCATCGCCCTGGTCCAGCAGGGCACGACCCATCTGCAGCGGGTCTATACCGGCACCCTAGCGACCATCCGCGCGATCGTCGAGGCCGATCCGCCTTCGCCGCCGACGCTCTTGATCGTTGGCGAGGTGGTCAAGTTACGCGATAAGCTGAACTGGTACAGTCCGCCGGATGAGCCTGTGCAGGGGGCGACGACCTCGATCGTATGA
- a CDS encoding rhd_2599 family sulfurtransferase, whose amino-acid sequence MVKEIDSESLSRRLAEAEGLLLVDIRTPAEIAQGLIPGALQLPMHLIPLRMSEIPKDQDVVIYCRSGARSYQACAYLMQHGYGRVLNLRGGIIAWARHGLPIVAP is encoded by the coding sequence GTGGTCAAAGAGATCGACTCCGAGTCTCTGAGCCGGCGGCTGGCGGAGGCTGAAGGCCTGTTGCTGGTGGACATCCGCACACCGGCCGAGATCGCTCAAGGCCTGATCCCAGGCGCCCTGCAATTGCCGATGCACCTGATCCCACTGCGGATGAGCGAGATCCCCAAGGACCAGGATGTCGTCATCTACTGCCGTAGCGGCGCGCGCTCCTACCAGGCCTGCGCCTACCTGATGCAACACGGCTATGGCCGGGTACTCAACCTGCGCGGCGGCATCATCGCCTGGGCGCGTCATGGTCTGCCGATCGTCGCCCCTTAA
- a CDS encoding sulfurtransferase TusA family protein: MADFDQELDASGLNCPLPILRAKKTLGAMSSGQVLHVIATDPGSVKDFDAFAKQTGNTLLESKEEGGKFHFLIKKS; encoded by the coding sequence ATGGCTGATTTCGATCAAGAACTCGACGCAAGCGGTCTAAACTGCCCGCTGCCGATCCTGCGCGCCAAGAAGACCCTAGGTGCCATGTCCAGCGGCCAGGTCCTGCATGTCATTGCCACCGATCCCGGTTCGGTCAAGGACTTCGACGCCTTCGCCAAGCAGACCGGAAACACCCTGCTCGAGTCCAAGGAAGAAGGCGGCAAGTTTCACTTTTTGATCAAGAAGTCCTGA
- the dsrE2 gene encoding sulfur carrier protein DsrE2 produces the protein MEPKKLAIIATKGSLDWAYPPFILASTAAALGYEVQVFFTFYGLQLLKKKPNLEVTPLGNPGMPMPMGMDKWFPVLGLALPGMQALMTAMMKQKMKSKGVASIEELRALCLEADVKMIACQMTVDLFDMPKDEFIDGVEYAGAAAFFEFAGESDICLYI, from the coding sequence ATGGAACCAAAGAAACTAGCGATCATCGCCACCAAGGGCTCGCTCGATTGGGCCTATCCGCCCTTCATCCTCGCCTCGACCGCCGCTGCCCTGGGCTATGAGGTGCAGGTCTTTTTCACCTTTTATGGTCTGCAACTCCTGAAGAAAAAGCCCAATCTGGAAGTCACCCCCCTGGGCAACCCAGGTATGCCGATGCCCATGGGTATGGACAAGTGGTTCCCGGTGCTGGGTCTGGCGCTGCCCGGCATGCAGGCCCTGATGACCGCCATGATGAAGCAGAAGATGAAGAGCAAGGGCGTAGCCAGCATCGAAGAACTGCGCGCACTCTGCCTAGAGGCGGATGTCAAGATGATCGCCTGTCAGATGACCGTCGACCTCTTCGACATGCCGAAGGACGAGTTCATCGACGGCGTCGAGTATGCTGGCGCAGCGGCCTTCTTCGAGTTCGCCGGCGAGAGCGATATCTGTCTCTATATCTGA
- the ilvB gene encoding biosynthetic-type acetolactate synthase large subunit: MPNANCTGAALLIDVLNDLGVEILFGHTGGAVIPIHVEINKRLRAGTPVPRFVLCRQEGGAGHAAEGYARASGRVGVAMATSGPGATNLVTPIADAYKDSLPTLFITGQVPSRAIGTDAFQEVDTVGLTRPISKHNYLVKDVADLEWILREAYALAREGRPGPVVVDICKDVQMATLVAPNPPRVRHRESIAFDPKQADAILEALAHAERPVVKAGGGVIHANATLALQRFAERFDVPVTTTFNALGALPFDLPYNLGMPGMHGTIPANYALRDADFILTLGGRFDDRVAVRGFATGKRIAQVDIDPSEIDKTIATDLSLVATLDEFLAHALASGRSARHPEWMAQVGEWRVRLIPPYGQSDSIKPQAVIEFISELTEGEATLVTGVGQHQMWAAQYYRFRRPRQWISSGGLGTMGFGLPAAIGAWYGDPTRPVVLIDGDGSFQMNIQELGTLVANRIPLKMFVLNNSFLGMVRQWEDMMDDGHHYETCLARTADCDPDCINLDQDCRRQIPNLTGLKYVYPRLKTVRLRDPATLREDIAAVLAEPGPVLVDVWIDKAENVIPMIRPGHSLEQMIEP; the protein is encoded by the coding sequence ATGCCCAACGCCAACTGCACCGGTGCCGCCCTCCTGATCGACGTCCTCAACGATCTTGGGGTCGAGATCCTCTTTGGGCACACAGGCGGGGCCGTGATCCCGATCCATGTCGAGATCAACAAGCGTCTGCGCGCAGGCACGCCCGTGCCGCGCTTCGTGCTCTGTCGTCAGGAGGGCGGTGCCGGACATGCCGCCGAGGGCTATGCGCGTGCCAGCGGTCGGGTCGGGGTGGCCATGGCGACCTCGGGGCCGGGTGCGACCAATCTGGTCACACCGATCGCGGATGCGTACAAGGATTCATTGCCCACACTCTTCATCACCGGTCAGGTCCCGAGCCGCGCCATCGGGACCGATGCCTTCCAGGAGGTCGACACGGTCGGCCTCACCCGCCCCATCTCCAAACACAACTATCTGGTCAAGGATGTGGCTGATCTGGAATGGATCCTGCGCGAGGCCTATGCCCTGGCCAGGGAGGGCCGTCCAGGTCCAGTGGTGGTCGATATCTGCAAGGACGTGCAGATGGCAACGCTGGTCGCGCCAAATCCGCCGCGCGTGCGTCATCGCGAATCCATCGCCTTCGATCCCAAACAGGCCGATGCCATCCTAGAGGCCCTGGCCCACGCCGAGCGTCCGGTGGTCAAGGCCGGGGGCGGGGTCATCCATGCCAATGCCACACTGGCCCTGCAACGCTTCGCCGAGCGCTTCGATGTGCCGGTGACGACCACCTTCAATGCACTTGGCGCCCTGCCCTTCGATCTACCCTACAACCTCGGGATGCCGGGGATGCATGGCACCATTCCGGCCAACTATGCCCTACGCGACGCCGATTTCATCCTCACGCTCGGCGGACGCTTCGACGACCGGGTCGCGGTGCGCGGTTTTGCCACGGGCAAGCGCATTGCCCAGGTCGATATCGATCCCTCTGAGATCGACAAGACCATCGCCACTGATCTCAGTTTGGTCGCAACCCTCGACGAATTCTTGGCCCACGCCCTGGCCTCGGGCCGTTCAGCCCGTCACCCCGAGTGGATGGCCCAGGTCGGCGAGTGGCGCGTGCGCCTGATCCCGCCCTACGGCCAATCCGACTCCATCAAGCCGCAGGCGGTCATCGAGTTTATCTCTGAACTGACCGAGGGCGAGGCGACCCTGGTCACGGGTGTGGGCCAGCATCAGATGTGGGCAGCCCAGTACTATCGCTTCCGCCGTCCGCGTCAGTGGATCAGCTCGGGCGGGCTGGGCACCATGGGCTTCGGGCTGCCAGCAGCGATCGGCGCCTGGTATGGCGACCCCACGCGCCCGGTGGTGCTGATCGACGGCGACGGTAGCTTCCAGATGAACATCCAGGAACTCGGCACCCTGGTCGCCAACCGGATCCCGCTCAAGATGTTCGTTTTGAACAACAGCTTCCTCGGCATGGTGCGCCAGTGGGAAGACATGATGGACGACGGCCATCATTACGAGACCTGTCTGGCGCGCACCGCCGACTGCGACCCGGACTGTATCAATCTCGATCAGGACTGTCGGCGCCAGATCCCCAACCTGACCGGGCTCAAGTACGTCTATCCGCGGCTCAAGACCGTCCGTCTGCGCGATCCGGCGACCCTGCGCGAAGACATCGCCGCCGTGCTCGCCGAGCCGGGACCGGTGCTGGTCGATGTCTGGATCGACAAGGCCGAGAACGTCATCCCCATGATCCGTCCTGGGCACAGTCTGGAACAGATGATCGAGCCCTGA
- a CDS encoding TusE/DsrC/DsvC family sulfur relay protein yields the protein MFTTTTELAGRTLEFNKAGYLVSFDDWDREIAQALASQEGLALTERHWKVIEFLRAYYRIHEIPPSPRVIIQAIGQELSVYGPYTRKHLEALFLNGGCKQACRIAGLPRAYCQFC from the coding sequence ATGTTCACGACGACCACTGAGCTCGCCGGACGCACACTCGAGTTCAACAAGGCAGGGTATCTCGTCTCTTTTGACGATTGGGATCGCGAGATCGCCCAGGCCCTCGCCAGCCAGGAGGGCCTGGCCCTGACCGAGCGTCACTGGAAGGTGATCGAGTTCCTGCGCGCCTATTACAGGATCCATGAGATCCCGCCCTCGCCGCGTGTCATCATCCAGGCCATCGGCCAGGAACTCTCGGTGTATGGCCCCTACACCCGCAAGCACCTGGAAGCGCTGTTCCTGAACGGCGGTTGCAAACAGGCCTGTCGGATCGCTGGTCTGCCACGCGCCTATTGTCAGTTCTGTTGA
- a CDS encoding zinc ribbon domain-containing protein, with translation MPTYDYRCDANDRVIEVSHRMNENLTNWGELCARAGIDLGDTPADAPVHRLATGGNVVTSSSLGSGCPPTPACSTGSCCSGGLCGLN, from the coding sequence ATGCCGACCTATGACTACCGTTGCGACGCCAATGATCGCGTGATCGAGGTGAGCCATCGCATGAACGAGAACCTGACCAACTGGGGCGAGCTGTGCGCGCGCGCCGGGATCGATCTGGGTGATACGCCGGCGGATGCGCCCGTACATCGTCTGGCCACCGGCGGCAACGTCGTCACCAGCTCCAGCCTGGGCAGTGGCTGCCCGCCCACGCCTGCCTGCTCCACCGGTTCCTGCTGTTCCGGCGGCCTGTGCGGGCTGAATTGA
- a CDS encoding glycosyltransferase family 9 protein: MKSILVVRLSAIGDIVFASPLIMALRRRWPEARIAWLVQPECAALLNRHPDLDAVIVCPLRHWQRLWRARRYPELWTGLRTLRAILRQYDFDLALDLQGLFKSGVLAWLSGAPERIGLGSREGSQWLMTRRLPRGGDPRRISSEYRFLAESLALPITDDFRPRIYYGEADAAFADSVIARASLASGYAVFCPFTTRPQKHWIEERWARLAHRVRDELGLVPVLLGGPKDREAARRIADAADDRLLDLTGRTTLTEAAALIDRAALLIGVDTGLSHMGIACATPSLLLFGSTCPYLDTTRANARVLYHARACSPCKRRPSCDGRFDCMGAIETDEILRAATEVLRA, translated from the coding sequence TTGAAGTCCATCCTGGTCGTCCGTCTGAGCGCCATCGGTGACATCGTCTTCGCCTCCCCGCTGATCATGGCGCTGCGTCGGCGCTGGCCGGAGGCGCGCATCGCCTGGCTGGTCCAACCCGAATGCGCAGCACTCCTCAACCGGCACCCGGATCTCGATGCCGTGATCGTCTGTCCGTTGCGTCACTGGCAGCGGCTGTGGCGTGCGCGGCGCTATCCCGAACTCTGGACAGGACTGCGTACCCTGCGCGCCATTCTGCGCCAATATGACTTCGATCTCGCCCTTGACCTGCAGGGTCTATTCAAGAGCGGGGTTTTGGCCTGGCTATCCGGGGCGCCTGAGCGCATCGGGCTGGGGTCGCGCGAGGGCAGTCAGTGGCTGATGACCCGCCGTCTGCCGCGCGGTGGCGACCCCAGGCGGATCAGTTCGGAGTATCGCTTTTTGGCCGAGTCGCTTGCCTTGCCGATCACAGACGACTTTCGGCCAAGGATCTATTATGGCGAGGCAGACGCAGCCTTTGCCGACTCGGTCATCGCGCGTGCGTCGCTTGCCAGCGGCTATGCGGTGTTCTGTCCCTTCACCACCCGACCCCAGAAACACTGGATCGAGGAACGCTGGGCCAGGCTCGCGCACCGTGTCCGCGACGAACTGGGGCTGGTGCCAGTACTGCTCGGTGGACCCAAGGATCGCGAGGCGGCGCGGCGGATCGCCGATGCGGCTGACGATCGGTTGCTCGATCTGACCGGACGGACCACTCTCACCGAGGCCGCGGCCCTGATCGACCGCGCGGCGCTTTTGATCGGCGTCGATACCGGTCTCTCGCACATGGGGATCGCCTGCGCCACGCCGAGTCTGCTCTTGTTCGGCTCGACCTGTCCCTATCTCGACACCACCCGCGCCAATGCGCGGGTGCTCTACCATGCGCGCGCCTGCTCGCCCTGCAAGCGCCGTCCGAGCTGCGACGGGCGCTTCGACTGCATGGGCGCGATCGAGACCGACGAGATCCTGCGCGCCGCCACCGAGGTGTTGCGGGCGTGA
- a CDS encoding glycosyltransferase, protein MRILHVEAGRHLYGGAFQVLHLVRGLAARGHDNLLVCPRGCALAKAAAPCAEVHELPLHGDADLTMITRLYRLIRAFCPDLVHLHSRSGADVMGGIAARLAGVPVIHTRRVDNPEPRWWVALKYRLYDRVIAISDGIGRVLLSEGVPPAKLRVVRSAVDHDRYAVPVDRVAVRARLQVPMEAILIGVIAQLIPRKGHRVLLGALPDLIATHPEIQVRFFGQGPLAADLQRRIESAGLAAQVRLAGFRHDLPEILPALDLVVHPALMEGLGVSLLQAAAAGVPIIASRVGGIPEAVREGENGLLVPPGDIAALRAAISALIVDPERRRALGAGGRALMAREFSLAAMVEGNLAVYRELFGSGGLLRG, encoded by the coding sequence GTGAGGATCCTGCACGTCGAGGCCGGGCGCCATCTCTACGGCGGGGCCTTCCAGGTGCTGCATCTGGTGCGCGGACTGGCGGCGCGGGGTCATGACAACCTGCTCGTCTGTCCGCGCGGCTGCGCCTTGGCCAAGGCCGCCGCACCCTGTGCCGAGGTCCATGAGCTACCGCTGCATGGCGACGCCGATCTGACGATGATCACACGCCTCTATCGCTTGATCCGCGCCTTTTGCCCGGATCTGGTGCACCTGCACAGCCGCAGCGGCGCCGATGTCATGGGCGGGATCGCGGCGCGTCTGGCCGGGGTACCTGTGATCCATACGCGCCGGGTCGACAATCCCGAGCCGCGCTGGTGGGTCGCCCTCAAGTATCGGCTCTATGATCGGGTCATCGCCATCTCGGACGGGATCGGGCGGGTATTGCTCTCCGAGGGCGTGCCCCCAGCCAAGTTGCGGGTGGTGCGCAGTGCGGTCGATCATGACCGCTATGCGGTACCGGTCGATCGCGTGGCAGTCCGCGCCCGGCTCCAGGTGCCCATGGAGGCGATCCTGATCGGCGTGATCGCGCAGCTGATCCCGCGCAAGGGGCATCGCGTCCTGCTCGGGGCGCTGCCGGACCTGATCGCCACCCATCCCGAGATCCAGGTGCGGTTCTTCGGCCAGGGGCCGCTGGCGGCGGATCTGCAACGCCGGATCGAATCTGCCGGACTCGCTGCTCAGGTTCGGCTTGCCGGTTTTCGCCACGACCTCCCTGAGATCCTGCCCGCGCTCGATCTGGTGGTGCATCCGGCGCTCATGGAGGGACTGGGCGTCTCGCTGCTCCAGGCCGCAGCAGCCGGTGTGCCCATCATCGCGAGCCGGGTCGGCGGCATCCCCGAGGCGGTGCGCGAGGGCGAGAATGGCCTCTTGGTCCCGCCGGGCGACATCGCGGCCCTGCGCGCAGCGATCAGCGCCTTGATCGTGGATCCCGAACGCCGTCGCGCCCTAGGCGCCGGCGGCCGGGCACTCATGGCCCGCGAGTTCTCGCTCGCGGCCATGGTCGAGGGCAATCTTGCGGTCTATCGGGAACTGTTCGGCTCGGGGGGGTTGCTTCGGGGATGA